Proteins encoded in a region of the Solanum dulcamara chromosome 9, daSolDulc1.2, whole genome shotgun sequence genome:
- the LOC129902802 gene encoding cyclin-D3-3-like has protein sequence MSQHYQEQQKIPFLLYSLYCEEEKETWEEEDIFTEEEVETLSSPHDLLWEEGELISLFSKETESKISYNVLEKNQSFISSRRESVEWILKTTAFYSFSAQTAFLAVNYFDRFLLISFNQSQNQNHKPWMNQLVAVACLSLASKVEETDVPLLLDLQVEESRFVFESKTVQRMEMLVLSTLKWKMNPVTPFSFLDFITRRLELKYCLSLEFLRRCEKVLLYAITDGRFIGYLPSAMASATMLHVLDRLQPCIGKKYQDQLLGILGIVKDNVEECYRLIQEVACNIDFHHSYKRKFGTLPGSPTGVMDVSFSSDYSNDSWSVATSVTSSPKPLSKKTRRESRE, from the exons ATGTCTCAACATTATCAAGAACAACAAAAGATCCCATTTTTATTGTATTCTCTTtattgtgaagaagaaaaagaaacttgGGAAGAAGAAGATATTTTCACTGAAGAAGAAGTAGAAACGCTGAGTTCTCCACATGACTTGTTATGGGAGGAAGGAGAACTTATCTCTCTGTTTTCTAAAGAAACAGAGAGTAAAATAAGCTACAATGTGTTAGAAAAAAACCAATCTTTTATTTCATCAAGAAGAGAATCAGTTGAATGGATACTCAAAACCACTGCTTTCTACTCTTTCTCTGCTCAAACTGCATTTCTAGCAGTCAATTACTTTGATAGATTTCTCTTAATTAGCTTTAATCAGTCTCAGAATCAGAATCATAAGCCATGGATGAATCAACTTGTTGCTGTGGCTTGTCTTTCATTAGCTTCCAAAGTTGAAGAAACTGATGTTCCTTTGCTTCTTGACCTCCAA gttGAGGAATCAAGATTTGTGTTTGAATCCAAAACAGTTCAGAGAATGGAGATGTTGGTTCTGTCTACACTAAAATGGAAGATGAATCCAGTGACCCCATTTTCATTTCTTGATTTTATAACTAGGAGGCTTGAATTGAAGTACTGTCTATCATTGGAATTTTTGAGGAGATGTGAGAAGGTGCTTCTCTATGCAATTACTG ATGGTAGATTCATTGGTTACCTTCCTTCTGCAATGGCTTCTGCCACAATGTTGCATGTTCTTGATAGGCTACAGCCCTGCATTGGAAAGAAGTACCAAGATCAACTTTTGGGCATCCTTGGAATTGTCAAG GACAACGTGGAAGAATGTTACAGGCTAATACAAGAGGTGGCTTGCAACATTGACTTTCATCattcatataaaagaaagtttGGGACATTGCCAGGGAGTCCAACAGGGGTAATGGATGTGTCATTTAGCTCAGATTACTCCAATGATTCATGGTCAGTGGCTACATCAGTTACTTCTTCACCAAAGCCATTGTCCAAGAAGACTAGGAGGGAGTCAAGAGAATAA